aactcctcatgtattttcttctttctctgtaatATGTTCACAGGTAAAATAGTTGAGACACCATCTGTTAGGAAACAGGTAGACTTGCATGTGTTCAGATGACTCTGTGTTTCTACAACATTTTCACTGATAACTTTCTTTTTAGGCACAGAGGGACACCCTGTCAAGGAGAATCTGTTGCTTTGAGTAGTTCAAAGCAATCTCTGTGTAGTGTCAGTAGTGTTATTCGTGATTCTTGTGGGAGTGTGAACCAGTTGAGGGTTCTTTTTGTACAAAGATTACATTCTTGTAGATATTGTGCAAGGATATATGCAACTAAAACCACAACTAAGTTGTATGTGGAAGGAGGATGCCGCAAAGATTTAGGTatgtcagaaatattttctgttcattttggCTGGGTAGATAAGTACGTTtagtgaaagaaaaggaaggagagaaggaagggaagcaGTTCAAATGCCACAGTCAATGAAGTAGATAAGGAATTTCCCACATTTCaactttgtatttaaaaacaacaaaaatgaatCCCCCCgcccaattaaaaaaacaaaccaaagcaaaatacACAATACAAGTAGAAACAACTTCTGCCATTGCAGAGCATTGAATAATACCTGACTTGTACCACCTAGAAAGCAAGCAAGGCCATCTGCTTTGGATCAGCGTGGGGGATACTGCATTCTGGAGTTGAAGCATCATCCCGGAAAAGGTGTGAAGAGGAGTTAATTGAGAAACAGTGGAAGAAAGAAGATCAAAGGCTTGTCTTAGGAGAGGAACATTATCCAAGTAGTCTTAATCTATTCTTAAAAAGAATGTGTATTAACCTTTGCCTTTGGTGGGCCAGCCCAGCTACTTTCACCAAGTCTGCATGTGCAGACATGTTGAGAAGGGCCTGCTTTGTGCAGAGGTCACTGTGGGAAAGATACATTGCTTTAATCCTGCTCACACTCTCAACAAGGATGTGAGGAGCACTGGCCTTGTGCTGGCTCCCTGCCTAGGCACAAATCCCCAGCTGCCAACAAGATATGACATTCAACAATAACCTGTGttgcattttcttgtttctcttgcACACAGACAAAATCAGACTGCAGATTGCATTTGGTATGAGATCAGCTTCAATCCTTCAGATTAACAAATAACATTTACCTGTAGATTTTCCTTGTGTATTTCTCTAAAGGATTAGCAACATtactttttctgtctgtttagCACAGGTGCAATTCTGACCCTCTGGGAAGTGCTGGCGAGCTGCATTTGcagtaaacaaagaaaagaggTCTGGCAGCAGGGAATAGTGCACTTACACAACAGAACTGAAATGTAACTCTGCCTTTTGAACATGGCTAGTCTTCTGGCAAGGTCATGGAGAGGTTTGAAACATTCTGGCACCTAAGATGCACCCCAGAGAGAAACGCTTCCGTTCCTTACAGCAATACTGCCAGAGACCAGTGTTTTAAATCTAATGATGACAACAAATCAATTGTCCTTTTACTACTTCAGATATTTGCTTAGAGAACAGCgtgctctttttttaaaagaaatctttaagGCCTGACCTACCTTAATGCTACAATGAATGAGCTATTTTCATTTGAGCATTCATTTCTGAAAACGTTTCTACTGGATGGGAGAGTTGAGGGTGCAAGTGGTTCTGAAAAGCCTGCACTGTTCAACTGtttctgaagatatttttaaaaggcagaaagcTTCTCATGGTTATTCGATCTGAAGTGAGTTGTACCTACCTGGGATGTTACTTAGTAATTCTTGTCTCACATCCATACCTTCCATCTGAGTTGTATTTTAGAAAGACGATTTAGTTGTGACAGGAAAAGATCTCAACTTCTGATTAAATGCATTAGCTAACTCTTAGGTAATGCTATAAAATCTTCAGCTTCAAACAACAGCTCTTGCTAGGCAATCACAGAGGCAAAAGTAGGTGGATAGTTGTCCTGGCTTTTGAGTTGTTTTGATGCTGATCTCACCTCTGGCTTAAGTCAGAGCTCAGGATTGTACCCACTCATGTTTGGCTCGAACGGTCTGCCTGTACGTTAGTCAGACTTTGAAGATTACTATTGGTTTTTGCAGCTGCAAAATAGGCCTGCAAGGACACAAAGGCTGACTTGAAAATGCACATTGACATCCTTGCTGCTGGTTGCTGACTCAGCAAAGACATAGATGTGTTTCTCAGAGGGGAGGATGTTGTGTCAGTTACTCGCGCTTCTGAGGCAGTTTGGCATGATGGGCTGAACAGGGTGGAAACTTTCACTTTGAGCAAAAGAATGGTTTTAATAGAGCCTACATGCCTGTACCTTTTCAAGTCTGTCTCTTCTCACGGCTCTTACAGACCTAACGTTCAGCTCCCCAAACTGTTGGTATCAAAACAgagtgggttggactagatgatttctaaaggtctcttccaaaaaATTCATTATAACTATCCAGCTCTTGAACAGCAACGTGGGAAAAGTCAAAGACCCTCCAAAGATCCTAGTGCCACAAGATATTTTAGAGGAAAGGCAGGGATAAAGACATTATACCTTCATAGTGCCTGCAGTCCTTGTCTTCTGTCCATCTCTTCTTGGCAAGCTGCAAGCAAACTGGAGGATTCAGCAGAGATCTGAGACAGTCAAGAAAGTATTTTCAGCTCCCCGGTGCATAGGGTTCATCAGGTGAGCCAATATCTACACAAACATCTAGTGAGAGCTACACGGGAGCAATTGGGGCACAGACTTTGTTTGTTGATCTGAGGCAGGTGCTCATAGCTATGACCAGAATGTTCTGGCAATTTGCAGAAACAAGCAAAATGttgaagatttttttgaaaatgCTCGTGTTCAGTTTGTGAATCTCACTCTTCTTGAAAAAGCCTTTCCTcggacaaaaaaaaaccccaggttTCCTCTTACGCTTGCACGAATGCATTCTTGATCTGACATGACTTACAACCACAAGAGAGCACTCTTTCCTTTGAAGATTTCTCAGCTTCCCCAGAAAGCTAGAGTCATGCCATATAAGTTTTGCAAACTGCTAGTGAACTGTTTCAGTTAGACCAGAGCAGCCGAAACAACAAAGTTTGCAGTTGTCTTTTGGATTTCATCGTGAAAAGCCTTTGGGTAGTTTTCAGATGACAGAAGATCCTTGGTTCCTGAAAGGGAGGAGTTCTGCCAAAACTTTGAAGATCCCTGTAAACTCTGCAAATTACCCATCTTTTGGAGACAATTATATCAAACGATATCGTGGACTACAATACATGTGAAGTGTTTAGAGCCTGGAAGATTATTTATGTTTGGCATTAACTCTTATGGTCATAATTTCAAGCGGGGAGAAAAGGAATACACAGGAACCCTCTTATTATCTTTTGAAATATGAAGatcagaggaaaagaagggtTTAAAGTGTGGCGTGATGGTCCTCAAAACATGTCTGTAAATTAGCTGACATCCTACATCTATAAAAACAACACGACTTAGAGCTGATTTTCAGACACAGAGTCGACCTTATGAGTCGCTGGCAGTGCTTTGAGATCTGACTTTTTATCCACCACAGAAGGAAACTGCAGCCTGCGGGGCAGAGTTATCTAGACAAATGTTTCCTCCTTGTTTGGACTAATACAAGATTTGGAAGCCAGGCTCAGGAACTGATTTTTCACCCctgagaggcaaaaaaaaaagcagcatggaCAGCAATAAAGATGATGATGGACTACTGAACAGGATTGCATTTCCAGGAGCTATGTCCCTGGCTAACAGCCATGCTCATCCCCACGGGATCCCGCTGAGAGAGCCCTTCGGGGTTCCCTTTCGTCTGGACCCGTCATACTGGGAGCAAGCCTACAGCGGGCACACAGGTCGTATCTCCTACATCCCATTCCCTGGCTATGTGAGTGTCTATGACTATTCCTTTGAGCCTGCCTTCATTCGAAAGAGGAACGAGAGGGAAAGGCAGCGAGTGCGCTGTGTGAATGAGGGCTACACACGCCTGAGAGAGCACCTGCCCAAGGAATTTGCCGACAAGCGCCTCAGCAAAGTGGAGACCCTGAGAGCTGCAATAAGCTACATCAAACACTTGCAGAGCTTGCTGGACTGCCATCCCTTAGGGTCGAACGGTAAGGAAAAGCTCTCTGCCAAGGAGATCCCAGAAGctcccattccccatcccctgccagAGTGCAACAGTGATGGAGAGTCGAAAACATCTTCAGCTTCATCCCCCTACAGTGAATTTGAGGAGACAGGCAGCTAGGTAATGGCCTCTCTGGAGGCAGAAAGCTTCAAGTTTGGCTGAAAACAAATCTAAAACCTTGTGGATTTTTCTACAGATGAAAATGAATaccaggaaaaggaaagacagctaggaaagaagaagaagttaaaaaaaaaagaggtattttCAACCTGTCAAAGGACTTTAAATGTTATCTGTACAAAACCTAAAGCTGATTTGTAAGTGAACAGATATCTCTCAGATTGCTTCAACTGTGTTACTAAACCGCCTTTGGATTGTTAAAACTGAAGCGATGCTTGCATTCTACTTTTCATTgtgtttgtctgttttcttttgcctttcacTCTTCTGAGAGAGCAAAACCAGATAAATCCATTTCAGGAagttctcttcctctctctcctgtaactattattgtttgtttttcccgACTACTAACCTGAGATGAGCTGGGTTGCAAATACTTGGGCTGGGAAAGGTAAGATTTCAATTAAATATCTTTCCCTAAAGTTTCTAGAAACCTCACAGAAATGCTCAATTTCTGAAAAGACAATTTCAATTTCATATCTGTATTCAATTTCATACCTATATTCAAAAACATAGATAAGGCTATACCAGGGGATGCATTCCTTTTATGGCATCTTCTAAAGTGAAAGAAGCAACTCATACATGGGACACTGGCTATTTTGTAATTATTCGAAGGACAAttttcaggaaaacagaaatttgaCATTTTCATTCTAGTCAATGCTAGGAAGAGGGGAAACAGTTCTGTAAAATTGCACCTTGAAAAGCAAAGCTCCACTCATGCTAGTGTCagccttttcccttcttttctgaaaactCAATTTGTGGACAAAATAGTCTTGGAACTTTTTGGCAGGTCAGAGATGATATGCTTAGGAATATGTTCCTGTAGTGGTTAGATACTGGTGTGTACAAAAAGGGTAACATTGAATATATCAGTTTACATCTGCATGAAAATTtaagtctttctctttttgtttagtATATTGTATTACTTTCTCAAggaatacacattttaaaattaatatccCAAAATCTGTGGAATAACCTTAATTTGGACCATGTCTACTGAAAATGAGAATTGCTCTAAAATCTTCCTTTCTCCAAGGCCAGTTTTAAATAACATGTATCTATGTACTTAAATTCCGTTCTGAACACGGGGTAAACCCCTTCTTACCCACACACTTTCCTATGACTTCACAAACTTTTGCTTCTTTGGCCCAATGTTGGTGAAATGGTTTTGTATCTTTTTGTCTTCCCTTCATGTCATGCAGACTGAGCACCTGAAAAAATACTCATGTATAAATAAGAACAAACACTGACCAAATACCTCAAAACATGTCcataaatttcatttaaataaaaagttgaGTTAATCCCGGCTGTGAGTTTATTCACTTTCAATTGATAGCTAACAGGACAGCAGGGTCTTGCAGGAGTAAtgatttttcaggaaagaataaagaaaatggaTGAGGAGTAAAGATGAACTGCTACCTGTGAAACTAAATTTTTAatctagatttttaaaaatctggatAAGGAGCAGGTTTGTTCTGTGGGCATCGATTAAAAATTGCTGAGTATAAAAATACTCTACTGATTTCCAGCAGACAACTTTGAACACTTGTATACTTTAAGCTATTGGCAGTCACAGGCTTCATTCTTTATTCTTTATGTGGCAGTCAGCTTACTTTTCCAATGACTGCTTGTTCTTCTAAGGGCTGTTACTTTTGCAAGATCTGTTTCCCAGACTCAAATATTAGAGGTCTAGTTACCTGAACGGTTCATATCCAGGACCACAGCACtattttttgtctgtgtttgtaTTTGCTAtccaagaaaggagaggagggcAAAGCAGTGGTCTGAATGTCTGATTGGAATCCAttattttttggctttttttcctctttcctttggtCCTGAACAAGAGATTCAACCTCTGTCTCAGTTTTGAGATTTCTGGAAGTACAGTGGTGCTTCTGGTAACTCTGTCAGTAAGCCTGAAATGCATTGCTCCCTCAAGCAGAGATTACATCTTTGTTATCTATGAAAAACATACACTTCCTCAGAGTATGGGAGATAAACTCTGTAAAATACACAGTTAATTGTAAAGAactctgaaatgaaaagcagtaaTATACATATGATGGCAATAAATAGCCACATTACTTCCTGCAGGACACATCAGGTAATGTCCCAAATAATTTCTTAGGTCAGATGGTTATCACAGAGAGTTGACCCCTATATCCAGGAGCCATAAACCTCAGATTTCCAAATCCTAGAGAGATGGCATAGTGGGCCACCTTCTCCATGAACATGAAAGAAGAGGACTAGGTTATGGCTCTCAGCTTCATCTCAGGTGGGATGATCCTCACGGGAGTCTAACAGAGTGGAATGCGTCCCACACCAGGCCTGTGCTTGGCTGTCGCCACTGCTGCATGTCCACATGGAATTGGTTTATTTGTGGCAAATCCTTAACACTCTGCAGTCAGAACCAAACCTAGGTTTTGTGAAATGATGTTCTGGAAAAGGCATCTGGACCTCAAGTCAGGGAGACTAGTTAAAAGTCTATCTTTCAATAAAAGTGTAGCTACTTTTTTAAAGATTATACATCTTTAACAGCTCTAGAGATGTTAAAATACCTAACAGTCTAACTTTGAtgctgaagatgaaaaaaaaccccagaatgtCACACAAagcttaatttcattttaaaggaaaattaatttctgaatgaaaaggaaattctttctgtgggaaaa
Above is a window of Colius striatus isolate bColStr4 chromosome 1, bColStr4.1.hap1, whole genome shotgun sequence DNA encoding:
- the ASCL4 gene encoding achaete-scute homolog 4; the protein is MDSNKDDDGLLNRIAFPGAMSLANSHAHPHGIPLREPFGVPFRLDPSYWEQAYSGHTGRISYIPFPGYVSVYDYSFEPAFIRKRNERERQRVRCVNEGYTRLREHLPKEFADKRLSKVETLRAAISYIKHLQSLLDCHPLGSNGKEKLSAKEIPEAPIPHPLPECNSDGESKTSSASSPYSEFEETGS